The genomic DNA tcaggtgtcaAGTGGGGGTTAGTACAAGATTTAGTCCAAAAATACCACTTAAATTGCACTAAAAGGGTGGCAATAATGAGCGTCAGCATATTACTGACCTTCTTTACGTTTTCGCATTTCATACTTTCAACTTGAGTGCATTTACGGGTAGTTCTAGTTAGGATTGTCTTTAGGATGTAAAAGTCTTTATGGGTGAGTGCAAACACTAGGTAAAGCATAGTTGCACATGAAGATAGTATTGGAAGCTACATGTTAATATTCTAAGTTGCCTAATGCACCCGTCTTGCTCTTAGGCACACGAGCACTAATTCCTTTCATATAGTAACCGGCCATCACACTAAGACCATTTATAATAACTATTTGTATAATTTACATAGACCGCAGTTTAGTTAAAATCATTTTAACATTTTAATATATATTTCAAAATAGTGACATTATTTTTAATTTATGTAATTATTTGTAGAAGTAACATTAAGAACTATATACGTACGAGATTGATTGCGAGCGAAGGAAATTCAACAGATTTTGTTCGTTTGAAAAAAATGCTTGGGTAATTGGTAATGAAATTATAACTGAAATCCTAAAAGTTTTAGATGGATACCTCTACACTTGTTAGTAAAAGAAACATGACTGATAAGAGATTCAAAAAAGTTTGCAAATCAGTTTCATTTTTTGGCTTGAAGGAGCGTTGCTTGACTACCTGTTGTTGAGTCGTTCGTTCTCTGTGTCAAAATGCCATGTCAttctttaataaaaaaatagatgTCTAAGTATCAGTATCAGCTAGACATTCTATTTTGTTATTATCAATTATATTATTGCTGCCATGAGGGAAAAGATGCTCATGTGGCCTATCATGATTGGTGGTTGGTGGAGTGCTTTGGGTGTGGCCGAGCACATTTCTCCAAAGGCCCATGACGTAAGGTCTTACATGTTTCACGTAGTCAGCGCTTGAGTCAAACTCCCAAAGCCGCCGGGCTGCTGATCATCTCTTCCTGCCTTCCTGGACACTTCAGAGGCCCTCCGAACACACTATAAATTCGGAGACGAATCATCAGCTCATCCCACCCAACATTCCTACGTCTGTAATCTGAATTTGTACACATCAGCAGAGAGACAGAGCTCATTTCCCAAGGTCCAGCAATGGCAGCTGCTCCGGTCGCCACGGTGCCGCGCATGAAGCTGGGCTCGCAGGGCCTGGAGGTCTCGGCGCAGGGCCTGGGCTGCATGGGCATGACAGCCTACTACGGCCCGCCCAAGCCCGAGACGGACATGATCGCGCTCAtccgccacgccgtcgccgccggcgtcaccCTCCTCGACACCGCCGACAGCTACGGCCCGCACAGCAACGAGATCCTCCTCGGCAAGGCGCTGCAGGGAGGCTTGAGAGAGAAGGTGGACCTGGCCACCAAGTTCGGCGTCTCCTTCGCCGACGGCGACCGCGAGCCCGACTTCCGCGGCGACCCGGCGTACGTGCGGGCGGCGTGCGAGGGCAGCCTCCGGCGGCTCGGCGTCGGCTGCATCGACCTCTACTACCAGCACCGCATCGACACCAGGGTGCCCATCGAAGTCACGGTGATTACTGAGCTTGATTACTTTTGAATTGCCATTTTTCATTTCCTTGTATCAGTGATTACTGAGCTTAATTGTTGCTGCATTGCAGATAGGTGAAATGAGGAAGCTAGTTGAGGAAGGGAAGATTAAATACATCGGGTTATCTGAAGCATCCGCATCGACAATTAGAAGAGCTCATGCGGTCCATCCGATCACCGCGGTTGAGCTGGAGTGGTCATTGTGGACTAGAGATGTAGAAGAGGATATAATTCCTACCTGCAGGTATCTTACGTGCAAATGTTTTGTTCGTCCCTAAAATTGGAAGCTTTGTTCTGAATAAGTCATGCTGGAAATTGCAGAGAGCTGGGAATCGGAATCGTCGCTTACAGTCCACTGGGCAGAGGATTCTTCTCCAGTGGGGCAAAACTCATGGACTCGCTATCAGAGCAGGACATTCGCAAGGTGAATGCTCATGACTTACTACCATAATGTATTCGCTCTATATGGTGGTATCATTCAGCTATTTGTTGTACAAACTGAATTAGGAGTGCAATAATTTGCTTTGCTTATTTTATTAATGAGAAGTTTGTACTCTTCCAGAATTGGCCTAGATTTCAGCCAGACAATCTCGACAAGAACAAGCAGATATTCGAGCGTGTCAGTGAAatggcaaaaagaaaaggatgcacGCCGTCACAGCTTGCATTGGCTTGGGTTCACCATCAGGGAAGTGATGTCTGCCCCATACCTGGAACAACGAAAATAGAGAACTTCAATCAGAATGTGGGGGCACTATCTGTAAAGCTCACACCAGAGGAGATGTCCGAACTTGAATCCTACGCTTCTGCAGATAATGTCCAAGGTGACCGTGATCCTCAAGCTGCTTACACATGGAAGAATTCCGAGACCCCTCCGTTGTCATCTTGGAAAGCCGAGTAAGCCAATAGAAGAAATGTTATCATAAGTAGCTGTCTGTGTTCATCTCTGCATGCAGAGGTGGGGATTCGTGTTACACTATCAAATAAAGACAGCAGAGCATGCTCATGTCTACTTAAGAAGAGTGTCATTTTTGTTGTGCTTGCGTGCGTTGATGTAAATCCATCCATATATATGCGTATTATACACTTCATTGCTAATCTATGATCAGCCATTTTGTAATACCAGTTAAAGTTTTTTAATCTACAAATATGGTGGTAAGCGGCGCACCACATATTAAGGTCCCGTTTGATAGAACTTATTTCAACTTCGGCTTCTTCTGTTTTACACAAAACGAGGCACCCTAGCGTGAAGCCATTTTATAAATCGAGGTTCAAATGAATTAGAAGCCAGGTGAAGCTACTATTTTTGTCTTCATCAAGTTTGACTGAGGCTGTTTTGGGAGCAGCTTTCCCAAACGGAGCCTAAGTAATTAATCTAGTGTATTTATATACATTCATGATTGATAGATTTCTTTCTGCGAGCTATGAATTTTGATCTGAGTCCCAAAAGCAAATGAACtgatttttattgttttttAGACCAAGGACAATAGATATAAAAGAATCTACAAATTGTATTTTTTTGGTCCACCAACAATAACGCTGCTAACTCATAGATTAATTAGCATCCGTATGGATACCCTAATATCCCTACCAAAATGATAACACGACCGGTAGTGATACATTAATACTCGTAccgttccaaaaaaaaatactaacggCAGCGATATGGTCAAAGCCCAACCGGTGCTTAAAAATGTACGGCATAGATGTATTGACTTGAGTATCCTTGCCCACCTCTTATAAGGATCCGGCATTGATAGCCAATTATCGGTGATGGCCTTTTTCCTCGTATACCTAAAATTCCTCATCCATGCCCCGGCTCGGGAAACTGGACATGGATGAGGTCTCTGCATAGTGCTTTGTCCTAATAAAATGAGATACTCCCTGAATAAAATTGTAACAAGAATACACCTACTTGTGCACTATTAAGAAGAGTAGCCGCTCTCATGGCAACATGTTTCGCAAAGTCAATCCACCTGAAAGAATTTGGTAGCAGATTGACTACAtctatccatccatccatctataTTTATAGTAATAATCATACccgagaaaaataaaaatagttgACCCAAATAACTTTGGTCTGGATGCGATAGAGAGAGAATCAATCCATGGCACAAGGAAAATATAATTAATGTATAccgtgaaaaaaaaactagaaaggGTCCATGACATCTGCCATGGCATCTGCCATGTCACAGCCAACAATCCTACATCCTTACGATTcctttcttatttttcaatCTACCGTTCATGAATAGTTGATGCTTCCGACTACAGATATGCACTAGAAGCGTGTCAAAATTTTTGTCAGCAAATGTCATGTAAAgaaaaatggaggaagtattattttctttcctctcctctctACAGGCCTTCTCTTATGTTCCCTCTTCGATCTCCAGGCACACGGCATGGGAGTAGGAAGATACAGAAATATGATGTACATGACCAAGGAAGATGGGCTTTATTGTCGAGGCCATACCCCATATCTGTCTCGATCTGTAGCTGGAGTGACGGGCCGTATTGTTCGGTTCTGCCAGTGCTTtgccgcagcagcagctcaCCGTAGCTCATGTTCTTCTTCTGAGCTCGCGTCGTTGCAGAGGTATCAACTCAA from Setaria italica strain Yugu1 chromosome VII, Setaria_italica_v2.0, whole genome shotgun sequence includes the following:
- the LOC101753867 gene encoding probable aldo-keto reductase 2 is translated as MAAAPVATVPRMKLGSQGLEVSAQGLGCMGMTAYYGPPKPETDMIALIRHAVAAGVTLLDTADSYGPHSNEILLGKALQGGLREKVDLATKFGVSFADGDREPDFRGDPAYVRAACEGSLRRLGVGCIDLYYQHRIDTRVPIEVTIGEMRKLVEEGKIKYIGLSEASASTIRRAHAVHPITAVELEWSLWTRDVEEDIIPTCRELGIGIVAYSPLGRGFFSSGAKLMDSLSEQDIRKNWPRFQPDNLDKNKQIFERVSEMAKRKGCTPSQLALAWVHHQGSDVCPIPGTTKIENFNQNVGALSVKLTPEEMSELESYASADNVQGDRDPQAAYTWKNSETPPLSSWKAE